In a genomic window of Sutcliffiella sp. FSL R7-0096:
- the gvpA gene encoding gas vesicle structural protein GvpA — MSVQKSTDSSSLAEVIDRILDKGIVIDAFVRVSLVGIEILTVEARVVIASVDTWLRYAEAVGLLRDEVQEEGLANRNQEGQFSF; from the coding sequence ATGAGTGTTCAAAAAAGTACAGACAGTTCAAGTCTAGCAGAAGTAATTGATCGGATTCTTGATAAAGGAATCGTGATTGACGCATTTGTAAGAGTTTCATTGGTAGGAATCGAAATTCTTACAGTAGAAGCACGTGTGGTAATTGCAAGTGTGGATACATGGTTAAGGTACGCAGAAGCAGTTGGTCTTTTACGTGATGAAGTCCAAGAAGAAGGTTTGGCTAATAGAAATCAAGAAGGTCAATTCAGCTTCTAA
- a CDS encoding VOC family protein, which translates to MQKTIPIKNQMNGVFIHVADLKKSAEWYTNLLGLEVDLSTVESPVYNIPLKGSTSLTLDDHTFDPTFKHEPSNAPLFNFYSPDIEEAYQFIQNKEIEVVREIERVGDTAWFNIKDPDGNVVMICNC; encoded by the coding sequence ATGCAAAAAACAATTCCAATCAAAAATCAAATGAACGGCGTATTTATCCATGTTGCAGATCTCAAAAAATCCGCAGAATGGTATACCAACCTGTTGGGTTTAGAAGTGGACCTTAGTACTGTCGAGTCTCCTGTGTATAACATTCCATTGAAGGGAAGCACTTCCTTGACACTTGATGACCATACATTCGATCCTACGTTTAAGCATGAACCAAGCAACGCACCTTTGTTTAATTTTTATTCACCAGACATTGAAGAGGCATATCAATTTATTCAAAATAAAGAGATTGAAGTGGTACGTGAAATAGAAAGGGTGGGGGATACGGCATGGTTCAATATTAAGGATCCTGACGGGAACGTGGTGATGATCTGTAATTGCTGA